CAAGAGCGTTCAACACACATGTGAAGCTCGCTTTATTTTACAGCCATTTCTCTTAAAATTTACATTTTTAACTGCGCAGCGACGCAATCTCTGACACAAGAGTTTAACAATGTTTGCTTCCCATTAATACAGAATGAAAATGGAGGTGCAAAAATGAGATAGACAATCTCCTCGCCACTAACACTAGTATCAACAAGACAGGAAGACTCAAAAGTTGCGCTTAAATTAGCATATTATaaattcacaagaaaaaaaaatataagataTCCCAAACAATTATCTCTTGAAACATTCATACATcatgagggagagagagaacaacgagagaaaaggcagagaggtcaaacACAATAGCGTCCTAttagctaccctacactggggacaCAAGAAAGGGGGGATATACAGAGTacaagagggagagaaagagagaacgagcACTGCGCGCACACAGCAGGACACACGGCAGTACTACAAGCGCCAAGTGAACTAGTATATACAGGGCCTTAGGTAATTCAGCACCTCTTGTGTATTTCGTTATAAATTACAAATATATACCTCGAAATTTACTGAAAGAAATCTGATTGCGTAAAGCAAATATCAAGCATAGCCTGCGTAACCTTTAAATTCGTAATAAGCCTCAGCCTTCTCCGCGAGTTTATGCAAACTCTGGGGAAAAGTTTTTCAAGGTACCTCGGATTCGTGGTTGACGTAACTACAGAGTACAGCAGCTCGGTTCGAAGTACTTCATTCTTCACCTGTGCCTCAACACCCCACCCCCTGCTTTCCCCACGCACAGCAAGAAATCGCAATGGTGTCAAATAGACGCTGTCTGACGGCCAGACACGTGAACCACGGTGGCCAGGTCAACGTCCGGGAAAGTGGTTGTCGGGTCACATGCGGATGGGCCACGTAAAATGAGGAGCATCACCTCGCATAAAGGAATTTGTTCATCGTTGTTGTCATGGGTGGAACCTTGAAGACCATACCTCATTCTTCAGCATAGACAAGTACTGTTGTGCATCACTTCTATGTCATAGAAGAAACAGGCCCACAAATTCGATTAATATCACGCGCACACCACGCTATCACATATTCTCGATGTTCTAAGCATTCACAAACCCGTTTCCGCAGCTCATATGAAAGACGACTTTGACAAATCAGAGAACATTCTCGAACAATCATGCTCATTCGCCGTACCACACAAGCATCACTCTAGAAAACAAAAGAATTAATTGTTCAGGCTAATTGGTCTTGTATTGCTGATGAAGGAAGTTAGCTAGTCCAGTGTGTGTTGCCTTTTGTTGCGCTAACTTCTCTCATCAGTACGCAAGCATTACCTCAGAAAACTTCAACAGCTGACATTAAACCTCCGCTGACAGCTTCTGGCATTGATGTTGCTTCCAAGAGCGAAAAATTATGTTTTATACTTGAATGAACCATGTGTCCTGTTAAACTAGTCTTCAGGGCAGCCTGACGTATGCAGGCTTGTTTGGTTATTTGATGTCCTGCTCAACTGCCACTGATACGAGGAGCAGCCAGCTCTTTTTTGGAGGGACTGATGAATTCATAAAACTGACCAGTTCCAGTCCAATAACTTTAGGACACACTTCGCGATATGGAGACTTGCATCGATTCTGATCCGAATATTGAAATTCAAATTGTATTTTTGTTATAGTAGAGTGATTTCTCTAACGAAACAAGAATTCATGCTTGGTATTAGAGTGTAACGCCAAGTTTCTGTACAAGACTTCCTTACTTTCAATCTCTCAACAAACTCCTGTTCCTTGTAGATTTATGATAAGGCATACTTGTGTATATTTACAGACGACTCAAGATACAAAAACAAGTTGAATCTACTGCTTCTGGACTTGAAGACAGCCAAGCTAGGGCAATcagcaaaaaagaaagcaggtttAACGCTGGCGATGAATCTCTGGGAACACCTGTGGGAAGGCGGTGAGCGTCTGCTTTGCTTGTAGGCTGCACGTTCGTTTATTATTTGTTCACTCCTGCAACGACGGTATACGAGTTGCGAATTCGAAGACAATGACTTCATATTACGTCCTAAACACTCATAGACGCTTTTCTCGCGGCGGCTGAATACGCGGGATGCCTTCGCTGCATTATCTTCCTACTTGTGGCCTCAGTGCATCATCCTAGGCCTCTGGTGTGCAGCGAACGGCAATGAGGACATATTGCTGGCTTAGTTGTCGCTTGCTTAAAAGCGCATAATCCAGAGCGACGACGCAGCCAGAATGAACGACACATAGACACGTGTCCCAGGCACGACTAACAATATTCATTCGAGAAGCGCCGAGATATAACTACACTATATAGTTTCCCGATGCGCAGATTCAACAACCACGACAAACAGAGTGCACAGGACGTTTAGCAAAACCAGCAAAATCGTTTGCAATATTAAGATAAACTATGCTCCGCGTTATATAATGCAACGGACATCTCTCTCACGTAAAATATTGTAATGCATATGTGAGTCAGATTTTTGTTACATTGTGTAACATGGAGCACAAATTCTTTAAATTTTGCAGATCGTTTTGCGGGTTTTGATAAATGCCCCGCGCCCGTTGCCCGTTGTGAATCGAAACTCTATGCTTTAAATAAGGTTGTTAGTGGCACCGGTGACGCGTGTCTATGTGCCTTTTGATGTGGTTATGCGGTCGCGCTTCCAACAGCGAAAATGTGTGTGTGGACTTGCTATTACATGGCGTACATCCCAGTACAAGGAAGGTTACTGCACCAACGGGTAAACTACCTTTGTGCAACAGTGCGGGCAGAAGTTCGATTTGATGGAACACTTTGATTTGATGGAACGCATCTTTATTATTATCTGCATTATCCATTTCTTAATTTCAAACTTTTTATATGTTTGTGTTGTTTTTTGTACAAACCAGACAAATCTAGTAATTAAGGTACTTTCTACCTCAATCTCTCCGCGCCAACTGCCTTATAACAGAACAACAAGGCAGGCTAAGGAGGAGAAAACGTGTGAGCACCACGATCTGGACTACAGCGCGTCACAGAATGCTGTTAGCACCAACAATATTTCGGGTACATTGTAAAAATATGTCCCTTTGTTCCTGCTACACCTCATTAACCTATTTTTTGTAAGCAATCACTGAAACACGAGGCATATGAACAAGATTTCTAATTGTAGTCTTTGACGTGAGCTAGGGTAAATTTCATAAAGGACTAATTTTTCGAACCGACTCATACTTGAGTTACAAGCGATTAGCATATTCGCTGATGCGGCGCACGTAGCGTTTACGTGCTTAGGTTCATTCAATAAATTTTAGTGTCCTTTATTATAATAATCACAGTAGCACAGATGATAGATATGTCATGCAAGTATAAGCTTGTTATATGCTGCTATGTAGCAATGTGGAGTGTCAGGTAAATATGTGATTGTCCGCTTGTCCGCAAAGCTATGGACTTCTGCATACGTTCTCGGACAATTTCAAGTGACCTTATTTTTATTTACAACAGTACGTGCTTATACACGTATTTGTGCATACCATAACCACTTGTATACCATTACAATGTGTATACCACATACCATTTTGTGGCTTACTGGGCTCGTATGCAGAATTTTTTATGTATTCGTGCTCCTTGACTGTATTCAAGTGATTAAAAATGATAGAACAATGATTCCAACTGAAGTCGACGTTGCGATTCAAAAAAATCTACAAAGCAAGTTCCCTTGTCGAAACGCTAACTTCTGCAACTTTCCTTGTTTGCCATGAGACAAGTAGTAACCGATGCCACCAAGGACGTCAACAACTCCTTTAAAATCCTGTCTAAAAGATTTCACGTGCAGCCCTGAGCTAATGACATTCAAGCACACTGGGTGCTCCAACTATGAACTTAGCTGCTACGTCTTTCTCGGACCGCATTGCAGCTAATAAAGATTTGTTTTGAGAACCTCTGTAAACTTCTTTTAGCCACCGTAAACATTGGTGCATCTATCACTTTACTTGTTATCAGCGCAAAATAAGTAATTCACGTTGGTTCCCTTGTTTCTGCTTTGTTTTTCTCTGTTTCCCCGTTATCAGTCAATCCGAAGAACATGGTGAACGTCCTGCTTTCCATTGGGTACGTGAATGACAAGAGAGTCTTAAAAAGCGTTTTAGCATATTTCAACAGGAAAGGAAGGAGACACGTCTTGGACAAAATAGGTAGGTCTGCATTCCATATGTGCATACCTTAAGACACTACCAATGACCGTTATTagggtgtccccccccccccccttcctgccCGCGCCCCTCCTTCTCTTTTTGACAGCTACTTCACTGGCAAACTACTAAAAGAGAAAGTGTTCAAACGCTGTTTTGAATAACGTAACGTTTACACAAGTTAACTTACACACCGGTAGAACAGTGCATCCGTTAATATGTCGGGCGGAGTGGGTGGATGTTGGGAAACCAAAGCATGTACACCTTTCGCCGCACCAACGGTGCGTGTACGGATCGCAGAAGCGACTGCGATCTCGCGCGGTATGTCAGAGGTTCAGCAGGGAATGCGCCAAGCATGCAGTCACTGTAGCCACAAATGTGGCCGCAGTGGTGGCTATCGCGTGCCCACTCTTAACCCTAAAACCTAGCGTTAAACACAGGGCGCGTTCCAAAGCGGGATCCATGACAGAAGCGGCAAGCAGATTTTGCACAGGGATAAAGATGTATCATGTCCCGGTGGACAGGGCCGACTACAACATCAATTATTATCTGCTATTGAGTCATGCGCTGGAGTCTGCCTCGGCGATTTTTACGTTCATGGTGGTTTAGTGTACTTTGAGTTTTATTTTCCCAACGAACCAACCATACTAACAACAAACATTTGTTAAAACATCTTAAACGTCAGTGTCATCGACAGGTTACTGTTTACTTTGTCGTCTCGTTATTACTACTCCCAGGATTATTCCTTTCTACACCGACCACATCGTTCTCGTCAAAGCGGTAGCAGCAGCTATGACCTAAACAATGCGTAGCACGAGAAAACCACGCGGGCACCAACACTGCCTTGTGCCTTTGATTGAACGAAGTTACAGAAACGGTCAAACAGTCTAACAGGCGAACTGACAGTCGCCGCCTACGGAAACTGTTCGAGTTCAATGCCAAGGTTATCGCCTTTGAAACAATATTTCGGGTCGTTCTCAACTACTCACGGTGTGATACGATAACAATTGGGACTAAGCTGGCTCTAATAGCAGGTTCCCACAGGGTTCAGTTTCTCTGGACTTGCTGTTAAATATCTTCGCGACTTTGCCGCAGCTTTAACAAGCCCACAGGCTTTCAGCTGCAGATAAAAAGGCTTTTCTTGCGAACCACATCGCAGTATAATATGCTCAAACAACAATCGATCAATCCAACATTTAAAAAAGTCCTATTCATTGGAGCTCACTTCAGATAAACGTCATTACCGTGCCAATGTTTACTGTAACACAAAAAAGACATTCTTGTTCATATCAATGCAGACCTGCGAAATATATCGATGGTGTGACATATATTGGTATACACCTCGCCTTGATGAAACAAATGAAACACTTCTGCGATGAATTCAGGAGTCCAGGCTGGTGCGTTCACGTGTGATCAACCTCCGCTTTATTGCACCGTAAGACCTACACAATCAATTATTTTGTAGTTCACTGTATTTTGTCGTCTAAATACAGCGGTACTTTTTTGAACACTGGCATACGTTAATCAACTAACGTTAAACATGGCACCTcaaatacgagaaaaaaaaaacacgatattCTCAAACGGCGCATACGCCTtgtaaatagtgaaaaaaaaaagaaatatatagtCGCATTTCACAACCAGAACCCTAATAAACACTACAATACTAACGCGTTGCCCTGCAGTGtttcttcattttcatttttgtacACACAAAATCACCGTTTCTCACAATCCTCGTCGCGTGCATAGTTTTAATTTTTCTTAATTATATATCACTGATACGGTGCACAAAAGGAAGCTCGCGTTCAAGGACGCCCATAGGAATATACATAACGCGGGTTCACTACGCAGGTTTCGACGTGGGCATGAACGACCCACTGGAAAAGATTGCGGTCATGTACAAGCAGCTGGGCATCAAGCGTCATCGGTGGCAGGGCGACGGTCTCTCCAACTGCGTGCGCTTCCTGGTGCCTGTTGACAGACTGCTACAGGCGGTCAAGGCACGCGACAGTCACAAAGGGTACATGGACAAGGTGTACCACTGGACCGTCGACCTGCCGCACTTCATTAGGAAAAGTGTCGAGTAAGCATCTGCGACGGGAGATTGACCTATGGTAACACCTCAGGGAATGTTCTTGCAAGCGCGAGAATCAGAATggagccgccgcagccgggaatGGAACGCGCGAAATCTTTTTCAGCTCTAAACACCGCCATTTCATCCAACCCAAGGCTCATTTATGTGTTTAGGTGATAAATGCAAAATCCAGAAGACAGGGTATGCACGCAACGCCCCACCACACGTGCGCCGTGTAGAGCACACAGCGAGAACGCTATTGCAATGTCCTTGAGATTGTTTCATGTCTATAGTATCACACTTGCCTGCGCCCTAATGGTGGCAAAACAAGGACCGCTCTTGAGAAATATAATTGCTATCAATCCATCTCCAGTTTGTAGTACTCTCTAGAaatatttccttttattttagtGTTCGCGCACGCGTGGCAATTCCAGGAGGTATAAAacataatcgagagtagatgtaagcatgaaatggctgccGGCAGAGCAGATTGCTTGGAAATGATATTAGCCACAATCTCAAAATGggtatagtgcatgttcgcaagggcacaccccaccacaccacacatcACACAACCATCCGGGGAGCCAGCCTCCGGGCTCAGCGGATGATTGTTggttgaaaagttgattagcggATGATTGAAAAGTGGATTgcttaattaagactaattgtgtaattaggcgaaaGGCAAAAAATAACCTgtgcatctccaagcgacggcaaacaacattaccttggttctgtgcagctaggtggcatttgcatatttttaaatcttggtgaatGATAGTTCCGGCGCGCGGTATGTACCGTTCACGAGGAATGTATCGAATGTATCGTGGAGCGACTGTTACTCTTCTCTTTATATGTAtaccgagtgttcaaaattaagctttacgaaatttttaaaaatcgcctgtggcaggtagtataattcttatcgttgatgagctgggttattcgaagaggcggaggACATTAGTAGCACTGGAAATggaaacatattcaactaattaacaaatattcactaatgaacttcttatttAATTACATTACGatacatattgcgatttacgagttgtagccggtgagtttgcaagacgcatctacttgaaatgaatttccaggatgacaacagtttcgagatatttcccaaagtgtgggacgaaacatatggacgttccagttacttttgtgcttcaatgtataacacagcattttggtgaaaaagtaagtccaacaacagtgcatttttagggcgagtttgatggagcatatctccaaactggtgtcattctggaaattcattccaagtggatacgcctgacaaggtcaccggctacaattcgcaaattgcaatatgtgtcgtaaattaattaactaagtagttaattagtgaattttattaattagttgaatatgtgtttagatttcttgcgctactaatgtccgcctcatcgaataacccagctcaacgataagaattatgctacctgccacaggtgatttctaaaaattccgtaaaacttgaaaatgaacaccctgtatatatatatttgttttaaTTGGCCGGTGCATGCAGCCACGGCGTTGACGGGATCATCACGAACCGCCCGGACAACGTGCTGTACGTACTCAACAGCGAGCCCTACAGGGACCACCTCAGAGTGGCGGACGTCAAGGACAGTCCCTGGACGCGGTACGACGAGGAGATGGCGAGAAACGATACGGACCACACCACAGAAGTCCTTGGCGGAGAGGACGAGGGAAAAGGCAACAAAACCCTCTCTTGGTTGAAGCCTTCCCAGATAACTTCGTTATGGACACACTAGAAGTCGGCGCCGTACTTGTGATCTTTATGACGGACTTAAGAGTTGGCGTCGTTGATGAGTGTCGTGGGTGCAGTTTCAGACGCTTAATGACTCGCTGTGAGACGTCGGCGTGCATTGTACGGTACGAGATGATGACGACAAGAGGCCTGCGTTTTGGTTGTGCAACAAGCGTGTATAGTTAGAATGAATATAAAAGTTTCAATGAATATGAAACAACCTCTACTACACGCTTATCAAGCAGCAGACCTTCCAAAGCTAAGTCGCCGTTGACAATGCCGTTCCTggttatgtttgtttgtgcgtttGTTTGTTCTCACTGTGGGGTCCGCGTTGTAATTCTCTGCAATCACCCATCGCCAACATGCCGGTAATGGACGAATGTCGTCTATTGATGGACGACATTCGTGAGAAAAAGGGAGTAAGCAACTTTATGTGCAGAAGTATCAAAGTTCATGAGCCGAGCGTGGGAAATTGCAGATAACGACTAATAATTATATCATGCTTCATGAGCGGCTGCAAATGAGACCGTGTGGCTACCGCAAGGCGCTCTGGCCAATAGCACACTAAAAATTAAcacctttaagggtgtaaatcagtttgccGCCAGACGGACACCTCTTAGGGTGATAATACAAGCACCCTTATTTGACTAACACCCTTCAGAAAAGGTGTTTGGCTGAAGTAGGAgcgaaatgacaaaaaaaatgtcaccccCAGCTCGTTATAGTTTCAACAGTTTACGTGTAGCTTATTATCATTAGTACATAAACCGAATCAAAGGAGAAGGAAT
This Dermacentor silvarum isolate Dsil-2018 chromosome 6, BIME_Dsil_1.4, whole genome shotgun sequence DNA region includes the following protein-coding sequences:
- the LOC119456238 gene encoding dermonecrotic toxin LspaSicTox-alphaIA2iii isoform X1, which produces MTSMNVNLFFLYFLLINFYFAVLSNVIKHSLQPNPSDEAPRQLSRDHRRPFYVIGHMVNSLEEVDDFVEGGANALEADIEFADDGTVQGTFHGAPCDCFRGCFKRESIVDYLEYIRDATGYDDSRYKNKLNLLLLDLKTAKLGQSAKKKAGLTLAMNLWEHLWEGVNPKNMVNVLLSIGYVNDKRVLKSVLAYFNRKGRRHVLDKIGFDVGMNDPLEKIAVMYKQLGIKRHRWQGDGLSNCVRFLVPVDRLLQAVKARDSHKGYMDKVYHWTVDLPHFIRKSVDHGVDGIITNRPDNVLYVLNSEPYRDHLRVADVKDSPWTRYDEEMARNDTDHTTEVLGGEDEGKGNKTLSWLKPSQITSLWTH
- the LOC119456238 gene encoding dermonecrotic toxin LspaSicTox-alphaIA2iii isoform X2, encoding MVNSLEEVDDFVEGGANALEADIEFADDGTVQGTFHGAPCDCFRGCFKRESIVDYLEYIRDATGYDDSRYKNKLNLLLLDLKTAKLGQSAKKKAGLTLAMNLWEHLWEGVNPKNMVNVLLSIGYVNDKRVLKSVLAYFNRKGRRHVLDKIGFDVGMNDPLEKIAVMYKQLGIKRHRWQGDGLSNCVRFLVPVDRLLQAVKARDSHKGYMDKVYHWTVDLPHFIRKSVDHGVDGIITNRPDNVLYVLNSEPYRDHLRVADVKDSPWTRYDEEMARNDTDHTTEVLGGEDEGKGNKTLSWLKPSQITSLWTH